In Papaver somniferum cultivar HN1 chromosome 1, ASM357369v1, whole genome shotgun sequence, a genomic segment contains:
- the LOC113338874 gene encoding uncharacterized protein LOC113338874, which translates to MINGQEYKVEDFWDQNKQSEQLMKDLVEAIRRQLGRGKDARGSSGKSAKSKNARPKSAPMPLWIIPIGITVLGISTGILVKALLSGRKKYCSMFILEPRLIMRACNFKFSHFQTSAS; encoded by the exons ATGATAAATGGccaa GAATATAAGGTGGAGGACTTCTGGGATCAAAATAAACAAAGTGAACAACTTATGAAAGATCTGGTTGAGGCAATTCGAAGACAGTTAG GTCGTGGGAAAGATGCCCGAGGAAGTTCAGGTAAAAGCGCCAAAAGTAAAAATGCAAGACCAAAATCGGCACCAATGCCGCTTTGGATAATTCCAATTGGTATTACTGTTTTAGGGATCAGTACCGGTATTCTTGTCAAGGCACTGTTGTCAGGAAGGAAGAAGTACTGTAGTATGTTCATATTAGAACCAAGACTTATCATGCGTGCATGTAATTTCAAATTTTCTCACTTTCAAACATCAGCAAGTTAA
- the LOC113338864 gene encoding uncharacterized protein LOC113338864, whose product MAGLSRNEKQLVAENNHRRVMINGQEYKVEDFWDQNKGSEQLMKDLVEAIRKQLDLEGIAGGSTSNSGKSPKPKNARRQSEPKDASPPPWLQNRGGQYEGLGDGPWNQAARQYGYDQPSFPNLGGHDEGLGYGKWDQVAGQYGYAGPGPVEFYIVVGGSRQTMFLVIILLFIILCLVIVNIGNILALKSKP is encoded by the exons ATGGCCGGTTTATCGAGGAATGAGAAGCAATTGGTAGCTGAGAATAATCATCGCCGGGTGATGATAAATGGCCAA GAATATAAGGTGGAGGACTTCTGGGATCAAAATAAAGGAAGTGAACAACTTATGAAAGATCTAGTTGAGGCAATTCGAAAACAGTTAG atttggaGGGAATTGCCGGAGGGAGTACTAGTAATTCAGGTAAAAGTCCCAAACCCAAAAATGCAAGACGTCAATCGGAACCAAAGGACGCGTCACCACCGCCATGGCTTCAAAACAGAGGTGGTCAATATGAAGGACTTGGAGACGGACCGTGGAACCAAGCGGCTAGACAATATGGATATGACCAGCCATCGTTTCCAAATTTAGGTGGTCATGATGAAGGGCTTGGATACGGGAAATGGGACCAAGTGGCTGGACAATATGGATATGCAGGACCTGGACCAGTTGAATTTTATATAGTCGTGGGGGGTTCTAGACAAACCATGTTCTTAGTGATCATCCTTCTCTTCATCATATTATGCTTGGTGATAGTCAACATTGGAAACATCTTGGCACTAAAAAGCAAGCCTTAA